The sequence GCTTTGCATGGGGCACCTCCTTTCTTGTTGTTATCGTTTCTATATTAAAAACTACAACCGGCGCTATGGCCGGTTGTATATGAACCATACAAACCTCGAAAACTCTAAGCGCATATAATATGCGTTACATAGCACGAAGGATTCGCGCCTGCACTGCCACGTTTACAATTCCGTTCGCCGGCCCGTCAATTCTTGCCCACAGCACCTCACCTTCGGATAAGGGAGTATCGACGATTGCAACCGCCTTGGTCTGCTCGCCGACAGATAAGGAGACCGAACCAACTTCTGCTGCGCCTGCTAAAAGTTTAATGGTTGTTTGGGCGGTCGGCGTCACCGAACTGTAGACTCGCAGCCCCGCAAGCGCAGCTGGCTCCTCTATGACCGCCCGGTTACTCTCCGCGTCCGTCCCAGGATTCGAAAAATAAAACCGCAGTGTTTCCGCCCTTAAGGCATTGACTGCGGCATCCAGCTTTTGCAGGTTGCTGTCCATTCCGGCATTCCAGCCGTTTTCGCCCAGCGCCCAGCCAAAGGCCAGCTTGAGACAATCGGTTTGTTGCGCCATGTTTAAACACCTCCGTAATATTGGCCGTAAATCAAGCCGTAGCCTGCCATGTCAAATACCCTGAACTGGGGCTGCAAGCTCTCGCCATACTCCGAGACTACAGCAATTTCTAACTTGACCGGGTTCAGTCCGTTGATCTCATCATCAAGCCTATCCCTAGCGGCATAGATGTATTCCTGGCCTGCAATCCCGGAAGTCACCCGCTTCAGTTCCTGACCCGAATAAACCCTGACAGTATACATTCCGTCCGGTTCCCCGGTGCTGTCCTGGTCCTGGGTAACAATTTCCGCCTGATCCCGGTAGCGATGAGCCCAGGTTACAAACACCCGGTCAGTTACGACAGCCGGGCAGGCCGATTCGTTGATGCGTATTCTACCGGGCGGATATGGCCGAAGCGCCCGACTCCTGGTGATGCAGGCAATCGCTTGCGCTTCTTGAACGGCAGCGATCCCGTTCATATTAAATGGCAGCAATCTAGCTGTGACTGTCATGTCGGTTGCCAGGGCCTCAGACGTCACCAACGCCGCTCCTATGGAAATAAACCAAGCTATTGAGCCGGAAGGATGATTCGCCGGTACGGAATCCATCACGCCGCGAATGATTCCGCGGATGCGATAACGCTCATCTCCTTCGTGCTCAATGGTCCGCCAAGCCATGATTTCATCATCAAGCAGCAAGAGATTGACGCCGGCCATCAGGTCGTCATTCCGGACGGAAGCCAGAAAATCCATGCCATAGGCGGACTCCAGGACAATTCCCTCTTCATCAATAGAGGCGGTATCCTGGCCATAGTGAGCCGTCAATACCCCTGCCGGAGTAAACACGTCCGCCACCGCCGACTGGGCGAAGCCATCGCCGGCATTTGTCCAAATTTCATAGCCAAAGGCATCCCCCGGATTTGTCGCCAGTGCGGCAACAGACCGATCGGGGCCCTCAGCCATCTGATACGGCATTTCAAACAGCCGCTGCAGAGGCGCCTGTCCCGGCGGTTTGTAATAATCGCCGGCGTCATCAGGCGGCAGATAAATCCCACTTTGTAGGCCGAAAGCGTCTTCCACCGCCTCAATCTCCACCGCACCCGAGTCCACCGTGCCGTAATTCGGCACAGTGCAGCGAAAAATCCGGTTATAGATCCCCAGAGACGGCCAGTTCAACACAAAGATAGACCCCGGCAAAAGCTGGGTTCCAATCCGGTTTGTTTCCAGCCGGATTTTAGCCAGCGGCAGTGAGATCAGCCGCAGGGAGCGCATGGCTATCTGTTGCGCCAAATCCAGGCGGGAAATGCCAAGGTAGTCAATCACCTCTTCCTCAATTTCGCCGTTCCTGATGATAATATTGGCCATATCCTGGTAGGAAGCAATCCGCTGTTTGAAGCCCTTGCTCCGGTCAATGTAGCGGATCTTTATGTCATTGGCGGTTTCCGGCCAGCCGCCCTGGACAAGTTCCACTTGAGCCGTATTGCTTGGGTCCAGCACCACTGTATCCTGGGTCACTTTTTCATGGCGAATCAGCTTGAATCTCATCTTACCAATGGTATAATCCTGGTACATCACCGCATCAATATGCCGCAGAATATCATAGATGTATTCTTTAGCCGTAGATTTTTGATTGTACTGCATCGATAAGCCGAAGTTTTCGTCGGCCAGGGCCGCCGCCAGTTGCCGCATATTCTCAACATCGGCGAAGTCCCCCGGCATGCCGATGGACCATGCCGGGTTGGTTGCCAACTCGTAAAGCATCTCCGCCGGATTGGCATCGCCCTGCAGGTCATGACAACCACTGCTCAGCGCATGCGGCAAGCGTCGCATGACAAAAGACCATTCTCTCAGACTGGTAGAATTGCCGACATATACACCGCGCAATACCGCATAACATACCCCCCGCCAGGCTGGGACAGACTCCCCCAGCTTATCGGCTAAATAGGCGTTAGGGCCTTGCGTAGCATTGCCGAAATAAAAGTCGACCCACCCCCTGATGCCGCCTTCCTCTTTGCTGCCAAACAGCAGGGGCTTATCAATGTAAATACTGGCCTTATCGCCGCTTTCCGGACAGGTTAAATCGCCGGACCAGGCCAGCTTGTCACCGACCCAGATTTCCAGCAGGGAATCTATTGTCCCCATAGCCAGCACCAGTTGCATACCGATATAATACTGATAGCCAACCGTAACTTTTTTCTTCTTTTTCGGTCCGAACACTCCATATTTCCGGCCAACCACGACCTCTTCGATAATGGGTACGCTTTTCAGGTCGCCATACCACACTACATTCGGATTTTCGACTTTTGCCGTGCCGACGACAACCGGAATGATCAGCCCTTCTTCCGCTGTCGGCGCCCGAAAGTCACTTAGCGCGGATGGCTTCGGTGAATCGAATTCGGGTTTCGGCTTGAGCAGGGCAGCCAGCGAGCTCAGAACCACATTCACAAACAATGTTAGTAAAAACCCCAT is a genomic window of Acetonema longum DSM 6540 containing:
- a CDS encoding phage tail protein; protein product: MGFLLTLFVNVVLSSLAALLKPKPEFDSPKPSALSDFRAPTAEEGLIIPVVVGTAKVENPNVVWYGDLKSVPIIEEVVVGRKYGVFGPKKKKKVTVGYQYYIGMQLVLAMGTIDSLLEIWVGDKLAWSGDLTCPESGDKASIYIDKPLLFGSKEEGGIRGWVDFYFGNATQGPNAYLADKLGESVPAWRGVCYAVLRGVYVGNSTSLREWSFVMRRLPHALSSGCHDLQGDANPAEMLYELATNPAWSIGMPGDFADVENMRQLAAALADENFGLSMQYNQKSTAKEYIYDILRHIDAVMYQDYTIGKMRFKLIRHEKVTQDTVVLDPSNTAQVELVQGGWPETANDIKIRYIDRSKGFKQRIASYQDMANIIIRNGEIEEEVIDYLGISRLDLAQQIAMRSLRLISLPLAKIRLETNRIGTQLLPGSIFVLNWPSLGIYNRIFRCTVPNYGTVDSGAVEIEAVEDAFGLQSGIYLPPDDAGDYYKPPGQAPLQRLFEMPYQMAEGPDRSVAALATNPGDAFGYEIWTNAGDGFAQSAVADVFTPAGVLTAHYGQDTASIDEEGIVLESAYGMDFLASVRNDDLMAGVNLLLLDDEIMAWRTIEHEGDERYRIRGIIRGVMDSVPANHPSGSIAWFISIGAALVTSEALATDMTVTARLLPFNMNGIAAVQEAQAIACITRSRALRPYPPGRIRINESACPAVVTDRVFVTWAHRYRDQAEIVTQDQDSTGEPDGMYTVRVYSGQELKRVTSGIAGQEYIYAARDRLDDEINGLNPVKLEIAVVSEYGESLQPQFRVFDMAGYGLIYGQYYGGV